AAGCCGGAATCTTTAGTATATTTAATAAGTTTTAAAATTGAAAAGTTATGATGGGATATTATATTTTGATAGGTGCAATCGCTTTGGTGAGCTGGTTGGTGAGCAGTCGCTTAAAAAGCAAGTTCAAGCACTATTCAAAGGTTCATTTACAAAATGGGATGAGTGGAGCAGAAATTGCTCAGAAGATGTTGGATGATCACGGTATTAGAGATGTAAAAGTGGTTTCTACGCCTGGGATGTTAACGGACCATTACAATCCAAAGAACAAAACGGTAAACTTGAGCGAGGGTGTTTATAACCAAAGAAATGCATCTGCCGCTGCGGTAGCTGCGCATGAAGTAGGTCATGCCGTACAGCATGCTACGGCCTATGAGTGGCTGGGAATGCGTTCCAAGTTGGTTCCTATAGTAAGCGTAACATCCAGCATGTCTACCTGGATAGTTTTTGGTGGTTTGGCACTTGGAGCGGCCGCTGGCGTTGGACTTGGATATTGGGTAGCGGTCGCCGGATTGGTGATGATGAGTTTCGCTACCTTGTTCAGCTTTATCACACTACCCGTAGAATATGATGCTAGTAATAGGGCGCTTGCTTGGTTAAAGAATAAGAATATTGTTACGCAGGCGGAATATAAAGGATCTGAGGACGCTTTGAAATGGGCTGCTAGAACCTATTTAGTTGCGGCTATTGGATCCCTGGCCACTTTGGTCTATTGGGGTCTACAGGTTTTTGGTGGAAGAGATTAAATTTTTGAACGTATAGATTAAAGAAAGGCCTATTTGAATAAATAGGCTTTTTTTTGTTAAAAACGATAACCGTAGGCGAGTATAATGTATTTATGTGCTTTGGCCAAAGGGCTTTCTGCGGTATTGTAGCGAATACCGAATTTAACGTCGCTCCGCTTGAACCGATTGTTAAAATCTAAACCAAGTCTCAATACGGAATTTGTGGCAGGCGTTGTGAAGGCCGCGTTATTGTTAATCAGGTTGCCTTCTAGAAGGCCATTATGAAAAACCTGCCGATACGAAAACCGAAATCCTACATATATTTCCCTATCTACGGATCTTATCCTGTCATAAGCAATGCTTTGGGGAAGTTCATTTCTTTTTCCAAAATAAAATATTCCTTCGGGTTCTATGTATATATCGCGAGTGCCTAAGGCAAGATTTGACTTAAAGGCAAAAAGAATGCCTAAGGGCGCTGAAGAGATATTCCATTCCTTAATCTGCGAAAAGTATAGATTTGCATGAAAACTATTCGGTAGTTCATCTATCCATAAAGGAGATTCGGAGATATCCACCACATTATGAAACCATCTTTGAAAACCACCTGCCCCAGAATTAGGCCCTGCTACACCCAGTAATACACTTGCTGATATTAGTTCGTTTTCTTTTGCTACAGACCATGAAGCGGTCAGGCCCGAAAACCCTGCGTAGGGTATATCAAAAACTTCTGGATTTGTAGCTTGGGTTTGAGAGGGAGTATATACTTCTTGACTTAGGCTAAATGACAGTTGTTCTTCACCTTTTTTTAAAAATCCCTTATTCAAAAGGGTGCGATAGGTTATAAAAAGTCCTGAGGAATAATACCTGTCCGTTAAAAATAAAAAATCATTATCATGTCTAAATTCTATTTGGTGACTAGGGCCAGAATTATCTGCAAGACCTTGAGATATGATAGCTTCGGGGGCAAGTACACACCAAATACATAAACTCCAAAACAGGATTGAGTTGTTTAACATTACCCCATAAGTCGTCAAATAGTGATCTGCCTATCAATCTGTTGGGCTAAAGAGATAAAAGTTTCCGTTCTGGATACACCTTCTATTTGCTGTATCTCTTTGTTCAATACATGCATTAGGTGTTCGTTATCCTTACAAAGTATTTTAATGAGGATGGACCAATTTCCAGTGGTGTAGTGGCATTCCAATACTTCGGGTATTTTTTCTAATTGTTTTACGGCAACGGGATTGCTCATGGCTTTATCCAGATAAATACCGATATAGGCCATAGTAGTATATCCAATAATTTTAGGATTGATGATAAATTTAGAACCCGCCAACAGTCCGGAAGCTTCCAATTTGCGAAGACGTTGATGAATAGCTGCTCCGGAAATTCCGATACTTCGGGCGATTTCCAAAACGGGTTTACGGGCGTCGCTCATTAGAAACCTTAGGATTTTTTTGTCTATTCCATCAATCTTAACATTAGTGTTATTCAACTTCATACTTCTGCTTTCAAATTAAGCTCAAATGTAGAAATTAAATACGAAAATGATAGATTGCCTTAAGAAACTGATTTCCTATTACTGGTCCACGACATCAGGATTATAGCCAACATAGGGAACATCAAACTCCTTAAATCGAATGCCATAATGTTCCAGCTCTTTCAATATGGGGTCGTACACTTCTTTGGTTATCGGAATCTGAACTCCGGGAGTACTAATTTTTTTATTAAGAATGAGCAATGTTGCAATGGCGACGGGCAAACCCACTGTTTTTGCCATGGCCGTATGGGTCTGGTTTTTGCCGATTACCGCCATATTCGCATCAATTTGTTTCTTTTTACCTCCTAGCTCGTAGCCAAATTTATGGTACATGACGATCATATCTTTGTCGTCTTCTTCTAGCGTCCAGCTATCTTCCAGAATTTTCTGGAGCATCTGGGCGGGGGTAGCATTTTTAAGGGCTATCTTTTTATTGGCATCGAATAAGTTAAGCTCCAGTAGCTTTCCCCACATAATATCATCCTGGTCGATTTTTAAATAATGACGTAGTTTCAGTTCCACGGAATCCGTCGGGGAATAGGGTAGAAAAAGATTTACGAATTCTCGGTAGCTCATATTTTTGGAGTCCTTTACGGTATAACTATCATCTGTCATTCCAAGTTGTACGAACATGTTCCAAGCTTTTGAAAACCCTACACGTCTCATAGTTCCCCTATAGATGGTCAGGGCATCTTGCAGGCCGTAGGCATCCCTATAATTTAAGGAATCCCTGTTGGCATACCCTTCAAAGGTTCCATATCCTTCAATTTTAAAAAACTCGGTACGTCTAAAGAGTTTGTGGTACGGAATATATTTATAGGTACCTTCTTGAATAAACTGTGCCGTTCCACCTTGTCCGGCTAAGACAACGTTTCTAGGGTTCCAGGTAAATTTATAATTCCATAAGTTGTTGTCGCTCTCAGTAGCTACCAGACCACCGGTAAATGATTCGAACAGCACTATTTTGCCACCTTCCATGCGTATGCGGTCAATGACCTGCATGGCACTCATATGATCTATGCCAGGGTCCAGACCTATTTCGTTCATGAAAACGAGGCCATGTTCTTTGACCTTTTCATCCAAAGCTTTTATTTCTTCACTCACATAGGATGCGGTCACCAAATGCTTTTTGAAGTGTACACAATCTTTAGCCACCTTTATGTGAAATCTCGCGGGGAGCATAGATACAATGATATCCGCTTCTTGTATGGCCTTGGCCCTGTCCTCGTCATTGAAAACATCTAATGTAATGGCCGAACAATTATTATGGGAACTGATATGTTCCGGGATGGCCTTTGGATTTAAATCACCTATCGTAAGATGCAACTGCTCTTCTTCTGATTTTTCTAGAAAGTAATCCAATAAATAAGAGGTGGACTTTCCTGCACCTACAACCAAAATTTTTCTCGACATGAGTATTGCTTACTTTTGTTTTAATAACGATGAACTAAGATATCAAATTGTTACATTTATAAAAAAACACATCTGTTAAGTTATGAACAAAACAATTTTTGGAATAGCCTGTCTTCTAGGAATGTTGACTATTATCCTTGGGGCTTTTGGGGCCCACGGTTTGGAAAAGCTCATAACTGCTGATGCTATTGAAACATTTGAAACCGGGGTGCGCTACCAAATGTACCATGTGTTTTTACTTTTTATTTTGGGTGTTTTACCCGGTTTGGCTCGTAATATAAGGCGTATAGTTTTCTATTTAATTGTTTCTGGGATTATATTGTTCTCTTTCTCGTTATATCTTTTAGCCATAAACGAATTGGTTGATTTTGATTTTAAGAAGATTGGTTTTTTAACTCCGATAGGAGGAACACTTCAGATAATGGCATGGGGAATCTTGGCCTATAATTTCTTGAAAATGAAGTCCAATACGCTCCAAAATGAATAGAACAAGACTGCTGGGCCTAGTTTTAGGGCCTATTTCATTTTTTCTGATATTATCATTTTTTCATCCAGAAGATTTATCAAAAGAGGCGAACGCCGTATTGGCTACTACGATTTGGATTGCCATTTGGTGGATTACCGAAGCCATACCAATTGCGGTCACCGCTTTGTTACCTTTAGTATTGTTTCCGTTATCGGGAGGTTTGGATTTACCGACCACTTCTGGCTCTTTTGGCCATAAGTATGTCTTCCTTTATATGGGAGGATTTATTATCGCCATAGCCATCGAGAAATGGAACCTTCATAAACGTATTGCGCTGAACATTATAAATTTTATTGGCTCGGACATTCGTAAAATTATACTGGGTTTTATGATGGCAACGGCATTTCTGTCCATGTGGATTTCCAATACCGCCACCGCGGTTATGATGTTGCCCATAGGAATTGCAATAATTAAACAGTTAAGGGACAATCCAGATACCATAGAAGATGAGAACCTCATATTCGGAAAAGCCTTGATGCTTGGTATAGCTTACAGCGCTTCTATCGGTGGGGTCGCTACCTTGATTGGTACGCCACCTAATTTGGTCCTGGCCGGTGTTGTTTTGGATACGTACGGTTATGAAATTACCTTTATGCAGTGGTTTACATTTGGGCTTCCCATTTCTATCATACTCCTCTTTATCTGTTGGAAATACCTTACCCGATATGCATTTTCTTTTAAACAAACGGAGTTCCCTGGCGGTAAAGAAGAGATTAAAAGACAATTACAGCTTCTGGGAAAAATTAGCTATGAGGAAAAATCAGTTGGTTTTATTTTTGCGTTCACCGCTTTTTGTTGGATTACAAGGTCCTTTCTTTTGCAACAGTTTTTACCAGGATTGGACGATACCATAATTGCAATCTGTTTTGCCATAGTGCTATTCCTAATACCTGCCAGAAATAGAAAAGAACAATTGATCAATTGGGAAGAAGCGGTACAAATGCCTTGGGGGATTATTTTACTGTTCGGTGGCGGAATGGCCTTGGCCAAGGGTTTTGAGGTGAGCGGTCTGGCCGTGTGGATAGGAAGCCAAATGACATCCTTGTCCGGGCTATCCATTATAGTATTGATATTGGTATTGATTGCCGCGGTTAATTTTTTAACCGAGATTACCTCAAATTTGGCTACAACGGCTATGTTGCTGCCCGTTCTTGCGCCCATGGCACTAACGATAAATGTACACCCCTTTGCATTAATGGTGGGAGCAGCCGTGGCAGCATCCTGTGCCTTTATGTTGCCTGTAGCAACACCACCCAATGCCGTGGTATTCGGATCGGGGTATTTGCGCATCCCGGACATGGTCAAAAAAGGTCTTTTTATGAATATAATATCCATTCTTATACTTACCTTATTTGTTTATTTCGCCCTCCCGGTACTGTGGGACTTTGTTATTGAAGGGTTTCCGAATAGCTTAAAAAAATAGCAGATTTAGGTCTATTATATATCAAACTATTAAAAAAAAATAGTGATTTTTATCATAATCGTAAATTATGCATTAGTAAAATGCTAAAGAATTTTCAATTTCATTAAAATAAAATAATGGATTTCCTGATAATCCGTCTAAAATTTTAAGAGATATATCCATACGGTAAGGATATAACAATTCAACGTGTATATTGGCTAATAAAACCTAAAATTAAGGCGCTTGGTATATTAATTATATAGCTTTGCACAAACTAAATTTTATTTTTATGAGTGCAATAGACCAGAATACGAAAACGTTTTCGTTGAATGATTATGGAATTACGCATCGTAATGTGCATTATCAATTAGATCCCATAGATCTTCAGAAGATAACTGTGGATAAGGATATGGGGACTGAAACCGCTAATGGCACCTTGGCCGTTAACACCGGAGAATTTACAGGTAGGTCTCCTATGGATCGCTTTATCGTAAAGGATAAAATTACAGAAGATAAAATTTGGTGGGGACCGGTCAACATTCCTTTTGATACCGATAAGTTTGATAAGCTATATGATAAGGTCATTGCTTATCTTAACGAAAAAGAGTTATTTGTTAGGGATAGTTATGCCTGTGCAGACCCTGAATATCTATTAAATATCAGGGTGATTAACGAGTATCCCTGGTCAAATATGTTTGCCTATAACATGTTTCTTAGGCCTACGGAAGAAGAACTACATGACTTTGATCCGGAATGGACGGTCATCAATGCACCTGGATTTATGGCCGATGCTGATGAAGACGGAACGCGTCAGCATAACTTTGCCATTTTAAACTTCACAAAAAAAATTGCCTTAATAGGTGGTACGGGATACACGGGAGAAATTAAAAAAGGCATTTTTTCCGCTTTGAACTTTATATTGCCCGTTTATAAGAATACGCTACCCATGCATTGCTCCTCTAATGTTGGTGTTGATGGAGATACGGCCATATTCTTTGGTTTGTCGGGAACCGGTAAAACTACCTTATCTACTGACCCAAACAGAAAACTAATAGGAGATGATGAACATGGTTGGACAAATGCCAATACCGTTTTTAATTTTGAAGGCGGTTGTTACGCCAAGGTAATCAACCTTTCAAAGGAGCAGGAGCCTGAAATTTATGGGGCCATAAAACCAGGGGCAATATTGGAAAATGTGGTCTTGGACAATAATGGTAACGTAGATTTCGCGGATACGTCCATAACGCAAAACACAAGGGTAAGTTATCCCATACATCATATCGATAATATCCAAGAGCCTTCCATTGGTGAGAATGTTAAGAATATATTTTTCTTGACTGCCGATGCCTTTGGTGTACTACCTCCAATATCTAAACTAACACCTAGCCAAGCGGCTTATCACTTTATATCTGGGTATACCGCTAAAGTTGCAGGCACTGAAGCTGGCGTTGTTGAGCCGGTGCCTTCCTTTTCGGCCTGTTTTGGAGCGCCTTTTATGCCTTTACATCCTACCAAATATGCGGAGATGCTTAGCAAGAAAATGAAAGAATCCGGTGTTGATGTTTGGCTCGTTAATACGGGTTGGACAGGCGGACCTTACGGGGTGGGAACACGAATGAAGTTAAAATACACTAGGGCTATGATAAGTGCGGCCTTGAGCGGACAATTAGGCCTGTATTCCTATGACAACTATCACATCCATTCCGTTTTTGGAGTGGCACAACCAAGGGAATGTCCAGGGGTACCAACGAGCGTGTTGAGTCCCAGGGCTACTTGGAACAATGACGAAAAATATTATACTACAGCCTTTAAACTATCAAACGCATTTAGGGAGAATTTTAAAAAGTTCGAGTCCTATGCAAGCGAGGAAATAAGAAGAGGAGGTCCGCAGCGATATGCCTTTTAATCACTAAAAAAGCCCGGTCAAATAAATGACCGGGCTTTTTTATGATTACTTCTATCTTACTTATTTACACTCGTGATATATTTTTGCAAGGCCATGGTCATGGAAGGTGTTTCTGGCGTCGGTGCTTTTATATCTATTCTGAGTCCAGCATCTGTGGCTGCGTCTACCGTGGAGTTTCCAAACACGGCTATTCTTGTGTCGTTTTGTTCAAAATCCGGGAAATTGTGAAGAAGGGATTCTATTCCGGATGGACTAAAGAATACCAATACATCATAATAAACATCCCTTAAATCCGAGAGGTCACTAATTACTGTTTTATAGAAAATACCACGTTGCCATGAGATTCCTAAGGTGTCCAATGTTTCCGGAACTGCAGGTTTTAGAACATCCGAGGATGGCAAAAAGAACTTTTCGTCCTTATATTTTTTAATCAACGGAACCAGTTCAGAGAATAAACGTTTTCCAACATAAATCTTACGTTTTCTGTACACCACATATTTCTGAAGGTAATAGGCAACAGCTTCCGACTGGCAAAAATACTTCATACTATCCGGAACCTTAAAGCGCATCTCTTCAGCTATTCTAAAAAAATGATCCACCGCATTTCTGCTGGTAAGTATAATGGCGCTGTAATCCTTAAGGTCAATTTTTTGCTGCCTTACGTTCTTGGCATCAACACCTTCTACGTGAATGAATGGTCTAAAATCCACCTTTACTTTTTCCTTGTCGATAAGTTTGGAATAGGGAGAATTTTCCATTTTCGGCTCGGGCTGAGAGACCAAAATTGTCTTTACTTTCATATAGTGCACTATTTAAGGAAGCTTCCCATAATTACTAAGGGTGCAATTTCGAGTGCGCAAAGGTACAAAATAAAATAGAAAAAGTAGGAAGTTATCAATTTTTGGTGATTCTTTAAAACTGTAACCCAACCTATTATGTTAACTCCTAAGAATAAAATTAAGGCCAATACCACAATTGTTTTGGAATCTACATAAACGAAGCTTAAAACGATATTGGCAATAAATAGGATTAATCCCGAATAATTTAAATACGAGAGCTTTTTAAAAATAATTTCCGAAAAAGTCTTTTGAGAACCGAATATGAAACCATTGGTAAGTTGCAATAATACCTTTACCGTCAAAAAAAGAAAAAACACCAATAAAATGATTGGAAAAATAAAGGGATAGTTATTTGATTCTGGCTTTTCATAGCTTTTCCATGCCAAGAATAAAAACAGAGACGTATTGATAACCTGAAAAATGGTGAACAATATATGGAACCAGTTGTATAGCTTTTCCTTTTTATTGTACATAAAAATGTACTTGTTATTGAAAGGTAAAATCATAAAATTTAGAAA
This genomic window from Maribacter sp. MJ134 contains:
- a CDS encoding zinc metallopeptidase, with the translated sequence MMGYYILIGAIALVSWLVSSRLKSKFKHYSKVHLQNGMSGAEIAQKMLDDHGIRDVKVVSTPGMLTDHYNPKNKTVNLSEGVYNQRNASAAAVAAHEVGHAVQHATAYEWLGMRSKLVPIVSVTSSMSTWIVFGGLALGAAAGVGLGYWVAVAGLVMMSFATLFSFITLPVEYDASNRALAWLKNKNIVTQAEYKGSEDALKWAARTYLVAAIGSLATLVYWGLQVFGGRD
- a CDS encoding lipid A-modifier LpxR family protein, with product MLNNSILFWSLCIWCVLAPEAIISQGLADNSGPSHQIEFRHDNDFLFLTDRYYSSGLFITYRTLLNKGFLKKGEEQLSFSLSQEVYTPSQTQATNPEVFDIPYAGFSGLTASWSVAKENELISASVLLGVAGPNSGAGGFQRWFHNVVDISESPLWIDELPNSFHANLYFSQIKEWNISSAPLGILFAFKSNLALGTRDIYIEPEGIFYFGKRNELPQSIAYDRIRSVDREIYVGFRFSYRQVFHNGLLEGNLINNNAAFTTPATNSVLRLGLDFNNRFKRSDVKFGIRYNTAESPLAKAHKYIILAYGYRF
- a CDS encoding Lrp/AsnC ligand binding domain-containing protein, producing MKLNNTNVKIDGIDKKILRFLMSDARKPVLEIARSIGISGAAIHQRLRKLEASGLLAGSKFIINPKIIGYTTMAYIGIYLDKAMSNPVAVKQLEKIPEVLECHYTTGNWSILIKILCKDNEHLMHVLNKEIQQIEGVSRTETFISLAQQIDRQITI
- a CDS encoding saccharopine dehydrogenase family protein — its product is MSRKILVVGAGKSTSYLLDYFLEKSEEEQLHLTIGDLNPKAIPEHISSHNNCSAITLDVFNDEDRAKAIQEADIIVSMLPARFHIKVAKDCVHFKKHLVTASYVSEEIKALDEKVKEHGLVFMNEIGLDPGIDHMSAMQVIDRIRMEGGKIVLFESFTGGLVATESDNNLWNYKFTWNPRNVVLAGQGGTAQFIQEGTYKYIPYHKLFRRTEFFKIEGYGTFEGYANRDSLNYRDAYGLQDALTIYRGTMRRVGFSKAWNMFVQLGMTDDSYTVKDSKNMSYREFVNLFLPYSPTDSVELKLRHYLKIDQDDIMWGKLLELNLFDANKKIALKNATPAQMLQKILEDSWTLEEDDKDMIVMYHKFGYELGGKKKQIDANMAVIGKNQTHTAMAKTVGLPVAIATLLILNKKISTPGVQIPITKEVYDPILKELEHYGIRFKEFDVPYVGYNPDVVDQ
- a CDS encoding DUF423 domain-containing protein, whose protein sequence is MNKTIFGIACLLGMLTIILGAFGAHGLEKLITADAIETFETGVRYQMYHVFLLFILGVLPGLARNIRRIVFYLIVSGIILFSFSLYLLAINELVDFDFKKIGFLTPIGGTLQIMAWGILAYNFLKMKSNTLQNE
- a CDS encoding SLC13 family permease; the encoded protein is MNRTRLLGLVLGPISFFLILSFFHPEDLSKEANAVLATTIWIAIWWITEAIPIAVTALLPLVLFPLSGGLDLPTTSGSFGHKYVFLYMGGFIIAIAIEKWNLHKRIALNIINFIGSDIRKIILGFMMATAFLSMWISNTATAVMMLPIGIAIIKQLRDNPDTIEDENLIFGKALMLGIAYSASIGGVATLIGTPPNLVLAGVVLDTYGYEITFMQWFTFGLPISIILLFICWKYLTRYAFSFKQTEFPGGKEEIKRQLQLLGKISYEEKSVGFIFAFTAFCWITRSFLLQQFLPGLDDTIIAICFAIVLFLIPARNRKEQLINWEEAVQMPWGIILLFGGGMALAKGFEVSGLAVWIGSQMTSLSGLSIIVLILVLIAAVNFLTEITSNLATTAMLLPVLAPMALTINVHPFALMVGAAVAASCAFMLPVATPPNAVVFGSGYLRIPDMVKKGLFMNIISILILTLFVYFALPVLWDFVIEGFPNSLKK
- the pckA gene encoding phosphoenolpyruvate carboxykinase (ATP); amino-acid sequence: MSAIDQNTKTFSLNDYGITHRNVHYQLDPIDLQKITVDKDMGTETANGTLAVNTGEFTGRSPMDRFIVKDKITEDKIWWGPVNIPFDTDKFDKLYDKVIAYLNEKELFVRDSYACADPEYLLNIRVINEYPWSNMFAYNMFLRPTEEELHDFDPEWTVINAPGFMADADEDGTRQHNFAILNFTKKIALIGGTGYTGEIKKGIFSALNFILPVYKNTLPMHCSSNVGVDGDTAIFFGLSGTGKTTLSTDPNRKLIGDDEHGWTNANTVFNFEGGCYAKVINLSKEQEPEIYGAIKPGAILENVVLDNNGNVDFADTSITQNTRVSYPIHHIDNIQEPSIGENVKNIFFLTADAFGVLPPISKLTPSQAAYHFISGYTAKVAGTEAGVVEPVPSFSACFGAPFMPLHPTKYAEMLSKKMKESGVDVWLVNTGWTGGPYGVGTRMKLKYTRAMISAALSGQLGLYSYDNYHIHSVFGVAQPRECPGVPTSVLSPRATWNNDEKYYTTAFKLSNAFRENFKKFESYASEEIRRGGPQRYAF
- a CDS encoding uroporphyrinogen-III synthase, giving the protein MKVKTILVSQPEPKMENSPYSKLIDKEKVKVDFRPFIHVEGVDAKNVRQQKIDLKDYSAIILTSRNAVDHFFRIAEEMRFKVPDSMKYFCQSEAVAYYLQKYVVYRKRKIYVGKRLFSELVPLIKKYKDEKFFLPSSDVLKPAVPETLDTLGISWQRGIFYKTVISDLSDLRDVYYDVLVFFSPSGIESLLHNFPDFEQNDTRIAVFGNSTVDAATDAGLRIDIKAPTPETPSMTMALQKYITSVNK
- a CDS encoding DUF4271 domain-containing protein, whose translation is MEPILRAANSEDWITIILFGSLLFVLAAKTMFYSRFLNFMILPFNNKYIFMYNKKEKLYNWFHILFTIFQVINTSLFLFLAWKSYEKPESNNYPFIFPIILLVFFLFLTVKVLLQLTNGFIFGSQKTFSEIIFKKLSYLNYSGLILFIANIVLSFVYVDSKTIVVLALILFLGVNIIGWVTVLKNHQKLITSYFFYFILYLCALEIAPLVIMGSFLK